CTTGGCTCCAGCAACCGCTGCAACCGCCGCCGGATGTTCCCGGACTTTGCCAGGTAAGGACGGTCGCCCTCGCCCGCACCATAGAGCGCAAAGACACCACACCCCGCAGGAGCCTCGCGCAGAACCTCTTCGGCACGCCCCGGCACAAACTCCATCACCCGCTCGAAGATCGCTGCCTCACCCACTCGCCGATTTTACTCGCCGGCTATCGTCATGCCTTCGATCCGAATCGTCGGCACTGCGGTCGCTCCACGCCATACGAGGTCGCTGCCAATGGCCACAATGTTGGAGTACATCTCCTTCAAATTTCCCGCGATCGTGATCTCCTCGACGGCGCCGGTAAACTCGCCATTCTCAATCCAAAGCCCCGAAGCGCCCTGCGAGTAATCGCCCGTTACCAGATTCACGCCAGAACCCAATGTCTCGTAGACGTAGAGGCCGTTCTGCACCTCGCCGACGATCTCTTCCAGCGTCTGCGTGCCCGGTTCAAGATAGAAGTTTCCCGCGCCGATCCCCGGAGCGCCGCCCAGGCCGCGCGTAGCGTTGCCGGTCGACTTCATCCCCAGCTTGCGCGCGGTGTAGGTGTTCATCACGTAGCTCTTGAGAATGCCCTTTTCCACGATCACCGTGCGCTGTCTCGGCAGGCCGTCGCCATCGAAAGGCAGAGTGCCAAACCCGGCAAGTCCGGGCTCCAGCATCATCGTTCCATCGTCCACGACCGTGATATTTTCGCCCGCGACGCGTTCGCCCAGTTTGCCATCGAAGAACGTAGCATGGCGATAGATCGCTTCACCGTTCGCGGCCTCGAAGATATTGCCAATCAGGCTGCGCGCAATCTCCGGTGGAAAGACCATCGAAGCGCGCTGCGTCTTAACCTTGCGTGCGCCGAGCCTTCGGACGGCACGTCGCGCGGCCTCTTTGCCCACGCTCTCCGGAGACTCCAACCGCGTCATCGTCCGCGCGCTGGAGTACCAGTAGTCCCGCTGCATGCCATTTGCATCCTGCGCAATCGGCATCGCCGAGACGCTGCAGTAGCTCTTTTTGTACTCGCCCGCAAAGCCGCGTGAGTTCGCCATCACCTTGCGCGACGTCGCCGCATCGAAGGTGCCGCCATCGGAGTTCTGAATGCGCACATCCGCGTTCATCGCAGCCTCTTCCGCGCGCCGCGCATACGCGATGCGTTCTTCGGCTGGAAGCGAATAGACATCCTCAAAGAAAAGCCCCATGCCTTCGGAGTTGCGCACCTCGGAGAACGCTCCCGCCTCCGGCAGACCCGCAAACGGATCTTCCCCCGTGATCTTCGAAAGCTCTACGGCACCTTTCACCAGGTGTGCGATGCCCTCATCGCTCAGGTCGCTCGTGGACGTGCTCGCTGTTCGTAGACCATTGAAAACACGAAGGCCGAGCCCGCGCGATCCACTTTCGACGAGCGTCTCCACCTGTCCAAGTCGAACCTTTACCTCGAACTCGTCGCCTTCGTACGCCACGGCCTCTGCATCGGTGGCACCGGCCTTAATTGCACGTTCCACCACGTCCGCTACAAGCTGCTTCAGATCTTTCTTCGTCTCAATCATCATCGTCCCGTTCCACCTACCGTCATCCGGTCGAGCTTGATCGTCGGCATGCCTACGCCCACCGGCACACCCTGGCCCTTTTTGCCACACGTCCCAATGCCTTCATCCAGCGCCAGATCATGCCCCACCATGCTCACGTGGTTCAGCGCCGTCGGGCCATCGCCGACGAGCATCGCGCCCTTCACCGGTGCGGTGATCTTGCCGTCTTCGATCAGGTAAGCCTCGCTCGCCGCGAAGACGAACTTGCCATTGGTAATATCCACGGACCCACCGGAGAAGTTCACGGCATACAGGCCCTTCTTCACGCTGCGGAGAATGTCCGCAGGCTCATCTTCCCCTGCGAGCATGTACGTATTCGTCATCCGAGGCATAGGGAAGTGCTGATAACTTTCGCGGCGTCCACTGCCCGTTCCCGGCAGACCCATCAGCTTGGCGGAGAGCTTGTCGCTCATATAGCGCCGCAGAACGCCCTTCTCGATCAAGACCGTGTCCTTCGTCGGCGCGCCTTCGTCGTCCACGTTGATCGATCCGCGGCGTCCGGCGATGGTGCCGTTGTCCACCACGGTCACCTTCTCGTTCGCGACCTTCTGTCCCAGCAAGCCCGCAAACGCGCTCTGCTTCTTGCGATTGAAGTCGGCTTCCAGACCATGTCCCACGGCTTCGTGAATCAGCACGCCCGGCCATCCCGGACCGAGGACGACTTCCATCTCGCCTGCAGGCGCTTCGGTGGCCGTCAGTTGCAGGATCGCCTGCCGCGCGGCTTCCGCCGCAAAGAACTCCGGGGTCTTCTGCTCGTTGTAATAAGAGATCTGCACACGTCCACCGCCACCGCTCGTGCCACGCGCCGAGCCGGAGTCGTCCTTCGCCAGCACGCCAACATTCAAACGGCTCAACGGCTGCACGTCGCTGGCATAGGTTCCATCGCTGGCGACGATGAGGATCCGTCGCACCTCGTCGCTGAAACTCGCACGCACCTGGGTCACACGCGAATCGTAGGCGCGCGCCGTGCGGTCGGCACGCTGCACCAGATCCAGCTTCTGCGCGATCTCTGTATCTAATCCCGTTATGGGATAGAGGGCATGTACCTCGGTCTCAACGAATCCCTGCACCTGCACCTTGGAAGGGCCGCTTGCAATGAGGGCCGCTGTCTTCGCTGCATGCAATAGCTTCGCTTCGGTCAGGTCGTCAGTATAGGAAAAGCCCGTCCGCTCGCCGCTCAGGACGCGAATGCCACACCCGACACTCATTCCCTGGCTGGCGGATTTAACGATCCCCTCGTCCACGCCGATAGAGGTTGACGTAACGCTCTCAAAATAAAGCTCTGCAAAATCTCCGCCCGCGCTCAGTGCCGCCTGGAGACATCGCTCCAGCAAACCGTTTGTTACACCCATTCGTTCGCGAAAGTACTCGGTCTTCGATACCGTCATTGTTGCCATCTCTCAATTCTACGCACGTGAAAGCCGCGGCCTCGACGTGTGCTACCTTCATTCCCATGAACCCGCCGCAGACCGTTCCTCCCATCGATCCCCGGTACCCCATCGGTCGCTTTCCGCGCACTGAGATGATTACGCTGCACATGCGCGAGGCTGCGGTCGCCCGTCTGGCCGAACTTCCAGAAGAACTCTTTCATGTGGTCGACGGTCTTTCCGACGCGCAACTCTCCACGCCCTACCGCGAAGGCGGCTGGACCGTTCGCCAACTCGTGCACCATGTTGCCGATTCGCATGCGAACGCCTACCTTCGCATCCGCCTCGCGCTCACCGAAGATGCGCCCACCATCTGTACTTACGATGAAAAGGCGTGGGCCGAACTGCACGACTCCATCGCGCCCGTGGCATGGTCCATCCAGTGGCTGGAGGCGCTTCACGCGCGTCTTGTGATGCTTCTGCAATCGCTCGATGCGCAGCAGTGGAAACGCGTCTTCATCCACCCGGAAAAGGGACCGGTGACGGTGGAGATGGCGGCGCTGGAATACGCCTGGCACTCGCGCCACCACGTCGCCCACATCGCCCACCTGCGCGCGGTCAAAGGCTGGTAAAACAAGTCGATGTCTTCGGTTGGGTCAGAGCAAACACCAGAGCAGATCGGCACCGCACTCGAAGAGTTCCTCGTCAGCCACCCGCGTACGCTCGTCTATGAAGACGGCGCACTCCTCTTCGACCTGCAGGAGGCGAAGTACAGCCTCTCCACGGAACACGGTCGCTGCACGCTGCATCTCTGGTCGGAAGAAAAGAACCTCGTTCGCCGCGTCGTCTCCTCTCGCGCTCGCAAAAGTTCACTCGCGCTAGCGACGATGCGCTTCGGCCAGACGAAGCCGAAGCTCCTGGAACTTGTCTCCGACCCTGACCGCCGCACACCCTCCACACGCGAAGCTACGCGCACGCGTTTCCTTCCCAAAGTGGAACGTGTCCTCAAGGCCGAGTTCCCACATTGGGCCATCGATGCCTTTCATACCGCGATGGATCTGGAAAAGTCTTTTGGCCCGGCCTATGCGCGCGGCACCATGCACCAGGGGCAGCAGGCGTGGGCCGTGATTGCGGTCAATGGCGACGAGACGCCCGCCACCATCGACGGCATACTCACTCTCGGCATCCTCTGGCTGCAGCACTGCCGCGAGAACGCCGGTGGCCGCCGCCTCTACCAGGGGCTCCGTATCATTGTTCCACGTGGAACGTCAACGCTGACCCTCCAGCGTTTGCAATGGCTTAGAACCGATGCGGCGCAATGGCAGCTCTACGAGTTCGACGAGCCAAACAACACCCTCACCGAACGCGACCCGTACGACATCGGCAACCTCATCACACGCCTGCCGAATGCACCGGATACCGCAGCGGCCAGCGACCGTTTCGCCGAAGCACTCGCGAAGGTCTTTGCGCTCATCCCGCTGGCGTTCCACAAAGACGTAGACCAGCAGCTACGTTCCTCAACCCACCTGGCGCTTTCGCTGCACGGCTTGGAATTCGCACGCCTTCGCCTTACCATTTCGGCCAACTCCTTCAATCGCGAAGTGGAAATCAGCTTCGGCGCAGGGCCGAATGAGACACCCCTCGCGCTCGTGACCGAGGAGCATCTGCGCCACCTTGTGGAACGTCTCTTCGCCCGTCGCATCGCTTCAGGCGCGCAAAAAGACCCGCTCTACCGCAGCCAGCCCGAGCGATGGCTGGAGTCCAGCCTCCGCCGCAATATCGCGCCACTTACCGCAGGAGCAAACTCTCTCACGCAGTTCAACGCGGATCATGTCTACGCGCAGGTTCCCGCCTTCGCCGCCTCCGACCGAGGCATGATCGACCTGCTCACCGTTACCCACGCAGGCCGCCTCGCCGTTCTGGAGCTCAAGGCAAACGAAGACATGCACTTCGCCCTGCAGGCCCTCGATTACTGGATCCGCGTCCGCTGGCACCACACCCAGACCTCCGACCCTGCCACTGGCCTCGGAGCCTTCCAGGCCCACGGCTTCTTCACCACGCTGCGCCTCTCGGCAGAGCCACCTCTGCTCTACCTCGTAGCCCCATCGCTCCGCATTCACCCGGTTACGGAAGTCGTTCTTCGCTACCTGAAACCTGAAGTGGAGTGGACCATTCTAGGACTTAGCGAACACTGGCGTCGCGAGATGAAAGTGATCTTTCGGAAACGCTCACGCGGGCAAAAGATCTAATCGCAGCCCTGACCCATCGCTTCAAGCGACAGTTCGTCCTCACCGGCTTCCGCGAAAGTGCCTTCCAACTTGCCTTCGAAGAAGCGTTCGACGGCGTCCATCACTTCGCTGCCGCGCTTGGCATCGAAGATCGCTCGCCGCAGCGCTGCTCCACCGACTACGCCATGCGTGAACCAGCTTGCGAATTGCTTCATCTTGCCGATGGCATCGCGGCGTGAGCTTTCGCGGTCCTTCTTTTGCCGCTTTTCAAAGTCCGTTTCGGCGGGTCCGGTGATCTCAGGATGCTCCTGCTCCATCTCGGCCAGCAGCATCTCGAAGTAGCCGCGGATCATGCGGTAGCGGTCCATCTCGGTGGGGCGGTCGTAGTTGCCCGTCGCCGTGAACTGTGCGATCTGACGGAAGATCCATGGATTCGCGGGAGCCGCGCGACCGATCATCACGGCATCGCAGCCTGTTTTTTCGACCATCGCGGCAGCGTCTTCTGGTGTCCGCACATCGCCATTGCCAATCACCGGAATCGAGACCGCGTCCTTCACGGCAGCAATCCACTCCCACCGCGCCTCACCGCTGTATCCATCCTCGCGTGTGCGGGCGTGCAGGGCCACGGCGTTCAGGCCGCTTTCCTGCGCCATTTTGGCGAGTTCCACGCAGACGATCTGCTTGTCGTTCCATCCCATCCGGAACTTCACGGTGAAGGGGATCGTGACCGACGCGCGTACTTTTTCGAAGATGTTCTGGATCAGCGGCAGGTCGCGCAGCAGGCCGCTGCCGCCATTCGAACTGACGACGCGCTTTGCGGGGCAGCCGAGGTTGAGATCCACCATATCGAAGCCTGCGTCCTGCACGATGCGCGCGCTTTCAGCCAACGTCTCCGGGTTTGAGCCAAAGAGCTGCGCAGAAATCGGGTGCTCGTCCTCGTAGTACGTCAGGTAGCGTTTGCGCTTGGTCTCGCGCATCCGCGCCAGGCCGTCGGCGCTGGTGAACTCCGTCACAATCAGGCCGCAACCGCTCTGCTGGTTGGAGACTTCGGTCTCCACATCAGAAGGAGCGGCAGTAGAAGCCGCCGTAAACATGCTCGCGTTGCGAATAAACCGCCGAAAGACGGTGTCGGTCACGCCGGCCATGGGGGCGAGCACCGTCGCCGGCGCGATGCGCACGTTGCCGATGGTGAACTCCGCGCCTACG
This genomic stretch from Terriglobus saanensis SP1PR4 harbors:
- the dusB gene encoding tRNA dihydrouridine synthase DusB, which encodes MKKGWENTLERPMPAETRVGAEFTIGNVRIAPATVLAPMAGVTDTVFRRFIRNASMFTAASTAAPSDVETEVSNQQSGCGLIVTEFTSADGLARMRETKRKRYLTYYEDEHPISAQLFGSNPETLAESARIVQDAGFDMVDLNLGCPAKRVVSSNGGSGLLRDLPLIQNIFEKVRASVTIPFTVKFRMGWNDKQIVCVELAKMAQESGLNAVALHARTREDGYSGEARWEWIAAVKDAVSIPVIGNGDVRTPEDAAAMVEKTGCDAVMIGRAAPANPWIFRQIAQFTATGNYDRPTEMDRYRMIRGYFEMLLAEMEQEHPEITGPAETDFEKRQKKDRESSRRDAIGKMKQFASWFTHGVVGGAALRRAIFDAKRGSEVMDAVERFFEGKLEGTFAEAGEDELSLEAMGQGCD
- a CDS encoding YfiT family bacillithiol transferase gives rise to the protein MPSLNSTHVKAAASTCATFIPMNPPQTVPPIDPRYPIGRFPRTEMITLHMREAAVARLAELPEELFHVVDGLSDAQLSTPYREGGWTVRQLVHHVADSHANAYLRIRLALTEDAPTICTYDEKAWAELHDSIAPVAWSIQWLEALHARLVMLLQSLDAQQWKRVFIHPEKGPVTVEMAALEYAWHSRHHVAHIAHLRAVKGW
- the tldD gene encoding metalloprotease TldD, translated to MTVSKTEYFRERMGVTNGLLERCLQAALSAGGDFAELYFESVTSTSIGVDEGIVKSASQGMSVGCGIRVLSGERTGFSYTDDLTEAKLLHAAKTAALIASGPSKVQVQGFVETEVHALYPITGLDTEIAQKLDLVQRADRTARAYDSRVTQVRASFSDEVRRILIVASDGTYASDVQPLSRLNVGVLAKDDSGSARGTSGGGGRVQISYYNEQKTPEFFAAEAARQAILQLTATEAPAGEMEVVLGPGWPGVLIHEAVGHGLEADFNRKKQSAFAGLLGQKVANEKVTVVDNGTIAGRRGSINVDDEGAPTKDTVLIEKGVLRRYMSDKLSAKLMGLPGTGSGRRESYQHFPMPRMTNTYMLAGEDEPADILRSVKKGLYAVNFSGGSVDITNGKFVFAASEAYLIEDGKITAPVKGAMLVGDGPTALNHVSMVGHDLALDEGIGTCGKKGQGVPVGVGMPTIKLDRMTVGGTGR
- a CDS encoding TldD/PmbA family protein yields the protein MMIETKKDLKQLVADVVERAIKAGATDAEAVAYEGDEFEVKVRLGQVETLVESGSRGLGLRVFNGLRTASTSTSDLSDEGIAHLVKGAVELSKITGEDPFAGLPEAGAFSEVRNSEGMGLFFEDVYSLPAEERIAYARRAEEAAMNADVRIQNSDGGTFDAATSRKVMANSRGFAGEYKKSYCSVSAMPIAQDANGMQRDYWYSSARTMTRLESPESVGKEAARRAVRRLGARKVKTQRASMVFPPEIARSLIGNIFEAANGEAIYRHATFFDGKLGERVAGENITVVDDGTMMLEPGLAGFGTLPFDGDGLPRQRTVIVEKGILKSYVMNTYTARKLGMKSTGNATRGLGGAPGIGAGNFYLEPGTQTLEEIVGEVQNGLYVYETLGSGVNLVTGDYSQGASGLWIENGEFTGAVEEITIAGNLKEMYSNIVAIGSDLVWRGATAVPTIRIEGMTIAGE